The DNA window TGCCGTCATGCAGGTCCTCGCCCGGATGAATCTCGTAGCAGACGTCGACGCCGTTCTCGTCCGCATGGTTGAGGATCGGGGTCCAGCGGAGGGCAAGCTCGTCGAAGGCGGTCTCGACCAGACCGGCCGGGCGCTGTGGCCAGGGATAGATGAAAGGCCAGGCAAGCGCGCCAGAGAAGGTTGCGTGCGCCTTGAGGCCAAGGTTTTTCGATGCGGTCAGCGCCATCTTGACCTGCTCGACCGCCCATTCCTGACGGGCCTTCGGATTGCCACGCACCTCAGGCGCCGCGAAACCGTCGAAAGCTTCGTCATAGGCCGGGTGAACGGCGACGAGCTGGCCCTGCAAATGGGTGGAGAGCTCGGTAATCTCGATGCCATTTTCGCGGGCCTTGCCGGCGAATTCGTCACAATAATCCTTGGATGTGGCAGCCTTCTTCAGATCGATCAGCTGGCTCGCCCAGGTCGGCACCTGGACACCCTTATAGCCGATACCGGCCGCCCATTTGGTTATCGCGTCCCAGGAATTGAAAGGCGCGGTGTCACCCGCAAACTGGCCAAGGAAAAGGCCGGGACCCTTGATCGTCTTCATGTCAGATTCCTCCCTGAATATCTGCCGTAAACGTTTCTGAGAACTTGTAGCACGCATTTGGGCGGGAGCAAGGTGCCTCCTCACCCTTGGCTCGGAGACTTGCGGCGAGACCAGATGCGGTATGGCTGCGACCTAATCATGATGGGCTTTGACGAGCAAGAGGTACGTGCAGCATTTTCGGCTATGCACCGAAATGAAAGCGAAAATGCGCCCATCCTTTCGAATGGGCGCACTCCAATGCCGATAGATCAGAACGGAGAATCCGGGAAGTAGAAGTCCTCAGCGTTCTCCTTAGTGACGAGCGTCGCGTCGAGGATGTAGTTGCCGTGGACAGGAACCTGATCGTAAAGGGCCGCGGCTGTCAGCTCCATGGCCGTGCCGACCATCGCCGGCGGATAGAGAACATCAACCGGGATCATCTTGTCGCCGTCCATAACCTTTTTGATCATGTCCTTGGAGCCGGCGCCAGCGACGACATATTTGATGTCCGTGCGCTTGGCCTGCTCGATCGCCTGAAGAACGCCGACGGCCATGTCGTCGTCCTGGCACCATACGACGTCGATCTTCTGGTACTTTGTCAGGTAATCCTGCATGACCTTGAAGGCGTCGTCGCGATTCCAGTTGCCATACTGGCGATCGAGAACCTTGACGTTCGAACCGGCGATGCCCTTGTCGAAGCCGTCCTGCCGCTGCTGGTCGATCGGGATCGGCAGGCCGCGGATGATGACAACTTCGGCGTCCGGCGTATTCTCCTTGATGTACTTGCCGGCGACTTCGCCGAGAGCCGGGTTGTTGCCGGCAACGTAGAGATCGCGCACCGAGCTGTCGTTGTTGCTAGGTGCCCGGTCGACGAGAGCAACGAACTTGCCCTTGTCCTTGACTTCCTTGATAGCGTTGACGAGCGGATCCGGGTCGGACGGCAGGATGACGAGGGCATCAATGCCCTGCGTATCAAGATCCTGAACTGCATTGGCCTGGCTGGCGGCATCAGGGGAGGTCTTGACTATCACGTTGAGACCCGGATGCTCGGCCATCAGCAGCTTGGCGACGCGTTCAGCATGGAACACGACACCCGAGGTCCAGCCGTGGTCAGCGGCGGGAATGGACACCCCGATCGTAAATTTCTTATCCTGGGCATAGGCCGTGCCGGCAACAGTCAACGCCGCAACAGCCAAACCCAACATCAATTTCCGCATGCTATTTCCTCCCAATGACTTCAGGGACTTTTCCATACTGGGACCGGACGCCCTGTAAGCCCGGCCCGATTCAGACTGGTCAGATCATGATTTTCTCACCAGCGAGCGCTGGACGAACATTGCGATGATGATGATCGCACCCTGAATGGCGCCGATCAGATATTCGCTGATGAAATTCGAAAGCAGCATGATGTTGCCCACGAGTTCGAGAATGAAGGCCCCGCAGATCGTGCCCCAGACCCGGCCGGCACCGCCTTTGAGCGCCGTGCCGCCGACAACGACGGCGGTGATCGCCTGCAGTTCCCAGAGGATTCCCGTCGTCGCCGAGGTCGAGCCGAGGCGCGGAACATAGAGCAGCACGGCGATGGCGACGCAAAGCCCCTGGATCACGAAGGCGATTGTACGCACGCGGTCGACGGCGATGCCCGAATAGCGGGCGACATCACTGTTTGATCCCACGGCCACGACATGGCGTCCGTATCTGGTGCGATAGAGGACAAATGCCGCGACCGCCGTCACCGCAAGAATCACTACGATCGGCACCGGCACGCCGGCGATAGTGCCGAAATAGGCGGGACGATAGAGCGTCTGGATGTCGGGCGAGCGAAGCGTAATCGCGCCGCCCTGCGACAGCCATGTCGTCAGACCGCGATAGATGCCCATCGTACCGAGCGTGGCGATGAAAGGTTCGATCTTGCCAACCGTGGTGATGAGGCCATTCGCCAGGCCGCAGAGCGCACCGGCGGCGACCGTGAAGACGACCGCAGCGATCAGCATCAAGGCCGGATTTTCGATGGCAGCCGAATTCATCAGCAAGATCATCAGGCTGGCGACGAAAGCCACCATGGAACCCACCGAGAGATCGAGGTCGCCCGCTGATATCACGAAGGTCGCGCCGACCGCGATGATGGCGATGAAGGCGCTGCGCGTCGCGACGTTGGCAAGGTTGGTGACGCCAATGAAATTCGGATTGACCAGGGCTCCGACGATCAGGAGCAGTGCTAAGGCGACGAAAGGCGCGACCGCACGCAGGTCGACATCCCGCCAGGACCGGCGCCGGATTTCCCTGGTCTCCTCGTTGACACTCATTTCCAAAACCAACCTCCGATCCCATAATCTCTGGGCATGTTATTTATCGTCCGCATCTGCCAAGCCCGCTTCCACCCTCACGCGGCCGCTTTCCTTTTGAGCCCGGCCGCGTAGCGCATGATCTCCTGTTCGGAAATCTCGTCGCCCTCGAGCACGCCGACGATATGGCCTTCGCGCATCACCGCCACCCGCGTGCAGAGGCCGATCACCTCAGGCATCTCCGACGACACGACGATGATCGACCGGCCGTCGCGGGCGAGCGCTGAAATGAAATGATAGATCTGCTGCTTGGTGCCGACATCGATGCCGCGCGTCGGCTCGTCGATGATGATGATATCGGGATCGGTCTCCATGACCTTGGCGAGCAGCAGCTTCTGTTGGTTTCCGCCCGACATCCGGCCGGCGACGACATTTGCGTCGCGAACCCTTATGTCGAAACGGCGCTTGGCCTTTGCCAGCGCGGCCGCCTCGCTGCCCGGGCTGAGATAGCCGTGGCGGGAATGCCTTCCGAGAGACTGCAAAGTCAGATTGGTCACCATGCCGGAGCGCAGCAGGAGGCCTTTCGACTTGCGGTCCTTGGTCATGTAGGCGAGCCCGCAGCGATTGGCGGCATGCACGTCGCCGGAAGGGACCGCTTGCCCCTTGATGACCACTTCACCCTCAATTCGGTGACGCAAGCCGGCGATCGCCTCCATCAGCTCGGTGCGGCCGGAGCCGATCAGGCCGGAAAAGCCGATGATCTCGCCCTTGCGCACCTCGAAACTCGCATCCTTGACATAGCCCGTCGACACCGAGGAGACGCTGAGGACGACCTCCTCGTCGACATCGGGCTCGACCTTGGCGGGATAGAGACTGGAAAGCTCGCGGCCGACCATCAGCTGCGCGATCGATTCGCCGTCGAGGATCGACGTCGGTGACGTCTTGATCCACTGGCCGTCTCGTAGGACTGTCACCCGGTCTGTCAACTCCATCACCTCGTCGAGCTTATGAGACACGAAGACGAAGCTTGTGCCCTGATCGCGAAGCTTGCGGACCTGCTTGAAGAGCATATTCGTTTCTTCCCGCGACAGGACGGCGGTCGGCTCGTCCATGAACACGACGCGTGCATCGCGGCTGATCGCTTTGGCAATCTCGACCATCTGCTTATCGGCGATGGAAAGCGTGCTGATCAGCGCGTTCTCATCCACATGCGACCCGAGCAGGTCGAGGACCTTGCGCGTCTCCGAGCGCATATATCTTCGGTCGAGCACCCCGAAACGCGTAACCTCGCGCCCGAGAAAAAGGCTCTCAGTCACCGTCAGATGTTCTGCGAGATTGAATTCCTGGTGTATGATGACGATCCCGAGCGCTTCCGCAGCACCATTGGGCGGCAGCACCACAGGCTTGCCATCCAGGAGAATCTCGCCTGAAGTCGGCTGTTCGAAACCTGACAGCACTTTGACGAGCGTGGATTTGCCGGCGCCGTTCTCCCCCATCAGCGCATGGATTTCGCCGGCGCGGAGATCGAAGTTGACGCTGAAGAGAACCTGCACACCGCTGAACGATTTGCATATGCGCCTGGCGGACAGCACCACAGGTGCGGTGTCGGCGATCTCGACGGTCATCAATCCCTCCCCTAGAGCACTGCGCGTCCGGAAAGGCCGGCAACGCTCCACTATGAACTAGCTCACATTTAGTTTCTGAAACTGCGTCGATCTCAGGGCTATGCGCTCGCGGCTCCCGTCCGCTTTGAGCCTGTGTAAACCTTTACATCGGCCATGTAAAGGTTTACATCTTGGATTTACACAGATGAGGTGAGGCCTGCCTTTGACCTCGCGACAAGTCTGTGTAGTGTCACGGCGAAGACAGCCTTAAGGCAGAGCCCAGTGTCGAATTCTACGCCTGCAACAATCGAAGACGTCGCCCGGATCGCCGAGGTCTCCATCGCGACGGTTTCGCGGGCGATCCACACCCCGGAAAAGGTCGCCAACTCGACGCGGCTCAAGGTCAACCAGGCAATCGCCATCACCGGTTACACGACCAATGCCATGGCCCGCAGCCTGAGGCTCGGCCGCTCTAACATGATCCTTGTCGTGGCGCCCGACATCGGCGATCCGAATTTCTCCAACATCCTCGTCGGGCTGGAGAACGAGGCGCGCGCCCACGGCTATGGCGTCCTGATCGGCCACACTCAGAACGATGCCCAGCGCGGCCTGGAGTATCTGAAATTCCTCAACTCCAACCAAGCCGCCGGCCTTATCCTCTTCACCGGCATCCTGCCCTTTGGGCATCAGACGATGACCGCGCGGCTGCCGCCGAGCGTCGGGGTTTTCGAACCGGTATTCAACGGCGGCATTCCCTATGTCGGCGTCGACGATACCGAGGGGGCGCGAAAGGCGGTGGACCTGCTGCTGGCCGAGGGCCATCGCAAGATCGCCTTCATCGGCGATTCCCGCACCCGACTTGCCTTTACACGGCGCCGCTTGGGTTACGATGCCGGTCTTGACGCTGCCGGAGTCCCGCCCGATTTGAGGATCGTGCTCGAAGGCGATGGCACGATTGAAAGCGGCCGGCATGCCGTTGAACAGCTTTTCATGCGCGATACGCTTCCGACCGCCTTCATGTGCGTGAACGACCAGACCGCAATCGGCGTCATGATCGGGCTCGGCGCACGCGGCTACGACATTCCTCGCGATTTCTCGGTGACCGGCTTCGACGACGTACCGCAAGCCGTCTTCATATCCCCGTCGCTGACGACGATCCGCCAGCCGAGAACGGCGATCGGCAAACAGGCCATGGCGCTGCTGCTGGAACTCCTGTCAGATGGAGAGCCGGCCGAGACGGAAATCCTGCTGAGGCCGGATCTGGTCGTTCGAAACTCCGTCTCCGCACCATCGCGCAGCTGGTCGAAACGCTGAATCGAATGGATTGCAGCCGGCCGAGGAGGGGCTGCGCCGGCGACCGATGGCCGCCGGCGCATGTTGTCAAACGTAGCGGTTGACGACGTTTTCGAGCAGTTCCTGCTTGCCGGATTTCGGCTGCGGGTTGATGTCGCGGCTCTCGACGTAACGCGTGATCTCGTCGAGCGAATACTCGCCGCGGAAGAGCTTCTGCGCCTCGGCCGTTTCCCAGCCGGCATAACGATCGGCGAGCGGCTGCGACAGGGCCTTGTCTTCGATCATCTTGGCGGCTGCCTTCAGGCCGCGAGCGCAGCAATCCATGCCGCCGATATGGCCGATCAGCAAATCCGCCGGGTCGAGGGACTGGCGACGCAGCTTCGCGTCGAAGTTCGTGCCGCCGGTCTTGAAGCCGCCGCCTGCCAGAACATGGTAGTAGGCAAGCGCCATTTCCGGAACATTGTTCGGGAACTGGTCGGTATCCCAGCCGGACTGGTAGTCGTTGCGGTTCATGTCGATCGAGCCGAAAATGCCGAGCGCGTTGGCCAGCGCCAGCTCATGCTCGAAGGAATGGCCGGCGAGGATCGCATGGCCCTGCTCGATATTGAGCTTCACCTCGTTTTCGAGGCCGTGCTTCTTGAGGAAGCCGTAGACGGTCGCGACGTCATAGTCATACTGGTGCTTGGTCGGCTCCTGCGGCTTCGGCTCGATCAGGATCGTGCCCTTGAAGCCTATCTTGTGCTTGTACTCGACGACGAGGTTGAGGAAGCGGCCGAGTTGGTCGAGCTCGCGCTTGAGGTCGGTGTTGAGCAGCGTCTCATAGCCTTCGCGGCCGCCCCAGAGCACGTAGTTCTCGCCGCCGAGCTTTTGCGTGGCGTCGATGCAGGTCTTGACCGTCGCGGCCGCGAAAGCAAAGACGTCGGGATCCGGGTTGGTCGCCGCACCCGACATATAGCGGCGGTTGGAGAAGAGGTTCGCCGTGCCCCAGAGCAGCTTGGTGCCGGTCGCGGCCTGCTTCTCGGCGAAGTAATCGACGATCTCGTTCAGGTTCTTGGTGTTTTCGGCAAAATTCTTGCCCTCCGGACGCACGTCGGCATCGTGGAAGCAGTAGTAGGGCGCGCCCAGCAGCGAGAAGAATTCGAAAGCCACGTCTGCCTTCAGCTTGGCGGCCTTCATCGAGTCTTCGAACCAGGGACGCAGGAAGGTCTGGCCGCCGAAGGGATCGCCGCCCGGCCAGGTGAAGGTGTGCCAATAGGCCACCGCAAAACGCAGATGATCTTCCATGCGCTTGCCGAGAACGATCTCGTCCGGCTGGTAGTAGCGGAAGGCCAGCGGATTGGTGCTGTCCGGGCCTTCGTATTTTATTCTCTGGATATCGCCGAAAAATCCGGTGCTCATGTCAGGTCTCCTTGGGTTCGTGTTCAGTCTTGTCGTTCGTGCCATCCAGCCCTTCATCCTACCCTTCGGGCCACCTTCTCCCCGAGGGGAGAAGGGAAACGGAAACGTTGCGGCGTATTCCCTTCTCCCCAGCGGGGAGAAGGTACGGCAGGCGGATGAGGGGGCCGCCGGCTCTAGGTTTCAATGCGCCAGCGATTTGATCGCCGGATAGAATGCGCGGTAGCGCTGATACGCGTCTTCGTAAGCGCCCTTCAGCGCCGAGACCGGCTCGACGGTGCTCGCCGTCACCGGCGGCGTGCAGACGGCGATCGGATCCGCCCCCGTCGCTGCGATCAGGCCGAGACGGGCGGCGCCAAAGGCCGCGCCGAAATCGCCGTCGGCCGGCAGGTCGACCGGAACGCCGAGCGCGGT is part of the Rhizobium bangladeshense genome and encodes:
- a CDS encoding sugar phosphate isomerase/epimerase family protein, with the protein product MKTIKGPGLFLGQFAGDTAPFNSWDAITKWAAGIGYKGVQVPTWASQLIDLKKAATSKDYCDEFAGKARENGIEITELSTHLQGQLVAVHPAYDEAFDGFAAPEVRGNPKARQEWAVEQVKMALTASKNLGLKAHATFSGALAWPFIYPWPQRPAGLVETAFDELALRWTPILNHADENGVDVCYEIHPGEDLHDGITFEMFLERVKGHPRANMLYDPSHYVLQCLDYLENIDIYKDRIKMFHVKDAEFNPTGRQGVYGGYQGWVERAGRFRSLGDGQVDFGAVFSKMTANNFDGWAVVEWECALKHPEDGAREGAEFVAAHIIRVTEKAFDDFAAGGTDQAANRRMLGL
- a CDS encoding substrate-binding domain-containing protein is translated as MRKLMLGLAVAALTVAGTAYAQDKKFTIGVSIPAADHGWTSGVVFHAERVAKLLMAEHPGLNVIVKTSPDAASQANAVQDLDTQGIDALVILPSDPDPLVNAIKEVKDKGKFVALVDRAPSNNDSSVRDLYVAGNNPALGEVAGKYIKENTPDAEVVIIRGLPIPIDQQRQDGFDKGIAGSNVKVLDRQYGNWNRDDAFKVMQDYLTKYQKIDVVWCQDDDMAVGVLQAIEQAKRTDIKYVVAGAGSKDMIKKVMDGDKMIPVDVLYPPAMVGTAMELTAAALYDQVPVHGNYILDATLVTKENAEDFYFPDSPF
- a CDS encoding ABC transporter permease, encoding MSVNEETREIRRRSWRDVDLRAVAPFVALALLLIVGALVNPNFIGVTNLANVATRSAFIAIIAVGATFVISAGDLDLSVGSMVAFVASLMILLMNSAAIENPALMLIAAVVFTVAAGALCGLANGLITTVGKIEPFIATLGTMGIYRGLTTWLSQGGAITLRSPDIQTLYRPAYFGTIAGVPVPIVVILAVTAVAAFVLYRTRYGRHVVAVGSNSDVARYSGIAVDRVRTIAFVIQGLCVAIAVLLYVPRLGSTSATTGILWELQAITAVVVGGTALKGGAGRVWGTICGAFILELVGNIMLLSNFISEYLIGAIQGAIIIIAMFVQRSLVRKS
- a CDS encoding sugar ABC transporter ATP-binding protein, translating into MTVEIADTAPVVLSARRICKSFSGVQVLFSVNFDLRAGEIHALMGENGAGKSTLVKVLSGFEQPTSGEILLDGKPVVLPPNGAAEALGIVIIHQEFNLAEHLTVTESLFLGREVTRFGVLDRRYMRSETRKVLDLLGSHVDENALISTLSIADKQMVEIAKAISRDARVVFMDEPTAVLSREETNMLFKQVRKLRDQGTSFVFVSHKLDEVMELTDRVTVLRDGQWIKTSPTSILDGESIAQLMVGRELSSLYPAKVEPDVDEEVVLSVSSVSTGYVKDASFEVRKGEIIGFSGLIGSGRTELMEAIAGLRHRIEGEVVIKGQAVPSGDVHAANRCGLAYMTKDRKSKGLLLRSGMVTNLTLQSLGRHSRHGYLSPGSEAAALAKAKRRFDIRVRDANVVAGRMSGGNQQKLLLAKVMETDPDIIIIDEPTRGIDVGTKQQIYHFISALARDGRSIIVVSSEMPEVIGLCTRVAVMREGHIVGVLEGDEISEQEIMRYAAGLKRKAAA
- a CDS encoding LacI family DNA-binding transcriptional regulator, which translates into the protein MSNSTPATIEDVARIAEVSIATVSRAIHTPEKVANSTRLKVNQAIAITGYTTNAMARSLRLGRSNMILVVAPDIGDPNFSNILVGLENEARAHGYGVLIGHTQNDAQRGLEYLKFLNSNQAAGLILFTGILPFGHQTMTARLPPSVGVFEPVFNGGIPYVGVDDTEGARKAVDLLLAEGHRKIAFIGDSRTRLAFTRRRLGYDAGLDAAGVPPDLRIVLEGDGTIESGRHAVEQLFMRDTLPTAFMCVNDQTAIGVMIGLGARGYDIPRDFSVTGFDDVPQAVFISPSLTTIRQPRTAIGKQAMALLLELLSDGEPAETEILLRPDLVVRNSVSAPSRSWSKR
- the xylA gene encoding xylose isomerase; this encodes MSTGFFGDIQRIKYEGPDSTNPLAFRYYQPDEIVLGKRMEDHLRFAVAYWHTFTWPGGDPFGGQTFLRPWFEDSMKAAKLKADVAFEFFSLLGAPYYCFHDADVRPEGKNFAENTKNLNEIVDYFAEKQAATGTKLLWGTANLFSNRRYMSGAATNPDPDVFAFAAATVKTCIDATQKLGGENYVLWGGREGYETLLNTDLKRELDQLGRFLNLVVEYKHKIGFKGTILIEPKPQEPTKHQYDYDVATVYGFLKKHGLENEVKLNIEQGHAILAGHSFEHELALANALGIFGSIDMNRNDYQSGWDTDQFPNNVPEMALAYYHVLAGGGFKTGGTNFDAKLRRQSLDPADLLIGHIGGMDCCARGLKAAAKMIEDKALSQPLADRYAGWETAEAQKLFRGEYSLDEITRYVESRDINPQPKSGKQELLENVVNRYV